One window of the Candidatus Izemoplasmatales bacterium genome contains the following:
- the rlmH gene encoding 23S rRNA (pseudouridine(1915)-N(3))-methyltransferase RlmH, with product MIAVTLLCVGRLKEAFLRDGVAEYAKRLSRFCTFETIEVADAKIPDEPSPAEIEKVLAAEGEALLSRLPKNAHVVALAIEGGMTTSSGFAAQIDETIGRGASRICFVIGGSLGLSAAVKGRADRLLSFSPMTFPHQLMRLLFVEQLYRAFTILNRQTYHK from the coding sequence ATGATCGCCGTCACGCTCCTGTGCGTCGGCAGGCTGAAGGAAGCGTTTCTGCGCGACGGCGTCGCCGAATACGCCAAGCGGCTGTCCCGTTTCTGCACCTTCGAGACGATCGAGGTAGCGGACGCGAAGATTCCGGACGAGCCCTCGCCAGCCGAGATCGAGAAGGTGCTCGCGGCCGAGGGGGAAGCGCTGCTTTCGCGTCTGCCGAAGAACGCCCATGTCGTCGCCCTCGCGATCGAGGGCGGGATGACGACGAGTTCGGGATTCGCGGCGCAGATCGACGAGACGATCGGCCGCGGCGCCTCCAGGATCTGTTTCGTGATCGGCGGCTCGCTCGGCCTGTCGGCCGCGGTCAAGGGACGCGCGGACCGTCTCCTGTCGTTCTCGCCGATGACGTTCCCCCACCAGCTGATGCGGCTCCTCTTCGTCGAGCAGCTCTATCGGGCGTTCACGATCCTGAACCGCCAGACCTACCACAAATAG
- a CDS encoding tyrosine-type recombinase/integrase, with the protein MTNHEIVDFYRHYLEDQRHYSPHTVTAYLDDVGTLAAFLEQEDLGRLEDVTERIAKFYVAFLGGAYSPGSIRRKVSSVKTLYRLLYEDGATPTNPFTGARLPKADKPLPHFAYENEIGGFLDAIDATTLKGRRDRALFELLYGSGIRVGELVGLKTSDLDFGNRVALVHGKGSKDRYVPMHDASIERLKDYLVLVRPVFRARTKAPDDKALFLNFKGGPLTDRGVRDILDRELERQASTLAMTPHAFRHSFATHLVDHGVDLRTVQELLGHATISTTQIYTRVSAERMRDAYVKAHPRAKKADR; encoded by the coding sequence TTGACCAACCATGAGATCGTCGATTTCTACCGTCACTACCTCGAAGACCAGAGGCACTATTCGCCGCACACCGTGACGGCGTATCTTGACGATGTCGGGACCCTCGCCGCCTTCCTCGAACAGGAGGACCTCGGGCGGCTCGAGGACGTCACCGAACGGATCGCGAAGTTCTACGTCGCCTTTCTGGGGGGCGCCTACTCCCCGGGTTCCATCCGGCGGAAGGTCTCCTCGGTCAAGACGCTCTACCGCCTGCTCTACGAAGACGGAGCCACGCCGACCAACCCGTTCACCGGGGCGAGGTTGCCGAAGGCCGACAAGCCGCTTCCGCATTTCGCCTACGAGAACGAGATCGGCGGCTTCCTCGACGCGATCGATGCGACGACGCTCAAAGGTCGGCGCGACCGCGCCCTGTTCGAACTGCTCTACGGCTCGGGGATCCGCGTCGGCGAACTGGTCGGTCTGAAGACGTCGGACCTCGACTTCGGGAACAGGGTCGCTCTCGTCCACGGCAAGGGATCGAAGGACCGCTATGTGCCGATGCACGACGCCTCGATCGAGCGGCTCAAGGACTATCTGGTGCTGGTGCGTCCCGTCTTTCGGGCGCGGACGAAGGCTCCCGACGACAAGGCCCTCTTCCTCAACTTCAAGGGCGGTCCGCTGACCGATCGGGGGGTGCGAGACATCCTCGATCGGGAGCTGGAACGCCAGGCGTCGACGCTCGCGATGACGCCGCACGCGTTCCGCCATTCGTTCGCGACCCATCTCGTCGACCATGGCGTCGACCTTCGCACGGTCCAGGAACTGCTCGGCCACGCCACCATCTCGACGACGCAGATCTATACCAGGGTCTCCGCCGAGCGGATGCGGGACGCCTATGTCAAGGCCCATCCGCGCGCGAAGAAGGCCGACCGATGA
- a CDS encoding FeoA family protein, translating to MTLQDMKPGQECTILNIRCDNLRKRIIDMGLTTGTAVRVKRLAPLGDPMEIIVRGYLLTIRKTEARHIDVAFAEARP from the coding sequence ATGACGCTGCAAGACATGAAACCGGGACAGGAATGCACCATTTTGAACATCCGCTGCGACAACCTGCGCAAGCGGATCATCGACATGGGGTTGACGACGGGAACCGCGGTCCGCGTCAAGCGTCTCGCGCCGCTCGGCGATCCGATGGAGATCATCGTCCGCGGCTATCTGCTCACGATCCGCAAGACCGAAGCCAGGCACATCGACGTCGCGTTCGCGGAGGCGCGCCCGTGA
- a CDS encoding alpha-amylase family glycosyl hydrolase — MKRTSPKLRNLTIYQVFVRNHTPEGDFAGLRHDLDRIRDLGVDFVYLLPIHPIGVKNRKGSLGSPYSIRDYREINPEYGTMADFQTLVDDVHAHGMKLMIDVVFNHTSRDSRLLMEHPEWFYRNEKGDFANRVGEWWDVTDFDFRKDKALWVELADTLRFYAQMGVDGFRCDVASLVPVAFWTYARKIVAKVNPRVVWLSESVHGGFVKYIRDRGFDAWSEAEVFQAFDMAYDYDVQPFMEQYLKGARPLREYLEALRRQEEIYPRDYVKMHNVENHDNPRIAALVGNDPAKIRNWHAFTFFLKGSAMVYAGAEYSSDVRSDLFEKDPIVRKDDISGLIRTLAKLKKRPIFANGVFDVVAPAVDGVAITTFEDAKEKIVGIFNLGQVEGSVAVPIADGRYRDLLGGRPFRVEGGAVVLGHDPVAVRIAK; from the coding sequence ATGAAAAGAACCTCTCCGAAATTGAGAAACCTCACCATCTACCAGGTGTTCGTACGCAACCACACGCCCGAGGGCGACTTCGCGGGACTGCGTCACGACCTCGACCGGATCCGGGATCTGGGCGTCGACTTCGTCTACCTCCTGCCGATCCATCCGATCGGGGTCAAGAATCGCAAGGGCTCGCTCGGCAGCCCCTACTCGATCCGCGATTACCGCGAGATCAACCCCGAATACGGAACGATGGCCGACTTCCAGACGCTCGTCGACGACGTCCACGCCCATGGGATGAAACTGATGATTGACGTCGTCTTCAACCACACGTCGCGCGACTCGCGGCTGCTGATGGAACATCCCGAATGGTTCTATCGGAACGAGAAGGGCGATTTCGCCAATCGCGTCGGCGAGTGGTGGGACGTCACCGACTTCGATTTTCGCAAGGACAAGGCGCTCTGGGTCGAACTCGCCGATACGCTCCGCTTCTACGCGCAAATGGGGGTCGACGGATTCCGCTGCGACGTCGCGAGCCTCGTGCCGGTGGCCTTCTGGACCTATGCGCGGAAAATCGTCGCCAAGGTCAACCCGCGTGTCGTCTGGCTCTCCGAATCGGTTCACGGAGGGTTCGTCAAGTACATCCGCGACCGTGGCTTCGACGCCTGGTCCGAAGCGGAAGTCTTCCAGGCGTTCGACATGGCCTACGACTACGACGTCCAACCCTTCATGGAACAGTATCTCAAGGGCGCCCGCCCGCTCCGCGAATACCTCGAGGCGCTGCGGCGCCAGGAGGAGATCTATCCGCGCGACTACGTCAAGATGCACAACGTCGAGAACCACGACAACCCGCGCATCGCCGCCCTCGTCGGTAACGATCCCGCCAAGATCCGGAACTGGCATGCCTTCACGTTCTTCCTGAAGGGATCGGCGATGGTCTACGCCGGGGCCGAATATTCCTCCGACGTCCGCTCCGACCTTTTCGAGAAGGATCCCATCGTGCGCAAGGATGACATCTCCGGACTGATCCGGACGCTTGCGAAGCTGAAGAAGCGTCCGATCTTCGCGAACGGCGTCTTCGACGTCGTCGCTCCCGCCGTCGACGGCGTCGCGATCACGACCTTCGAAGACGCCAAGGAGAAGATCGTCGGGATCTTCAACCTCGGTCAGGTTGAGGGATCCGTGGCCGTACCGATCGCGGACGGCCGATACCGCGACCTCCTCGGCGGCCGTCCCTTCAGGGTCGAGGGCGGCGCCGTCGTCCTCGGCCACGATCCCGTCGCCGTCCGCATCGCGAAGTAG
- the feoB gene encoding ferrous iron transport protein B: MNRGFGRGRGFGTGKGHGRGRRRFVAADGRAPLQIALVGNPNSGKTTLFNGLTGSNQYVGNWPGVTIEKKGGKISLGDIDAEVTDLPGLYSLSTLSPEEEITVDFIASRKANLIVDIVDASSLERNLFLTFQLLDSGLPMIVALNCMDIVAKRKEALDVAKLERLLGVPVVPITASTRSGLDELVRRIGAYDASSMRLRPRYSPSVEGLVERFADVTKDRFTAVRCLEDGEKAIAATRLPDEAKDDLRRMLEAARKAAPIDFDMVLPNDRYDRILEIVGATMTKGAAAIEGATDRIDRVLTHRVFGIPLFLGIMFFVFWLAFGPVGTFVTDGFVALIDLLFELVAGGVEALGMAAWVESLVNNAVFGGLAAVLGFLPQLAILFFFLSILEDSGYMARAAFIMDRVLRRFGLSGKSFIPMLLGFGCSVPAMAATRTLDKPEDRKVTTMIIPFVSCGAKAPIYGVIAGALFAASAYYVVFSMYVLGIVVALFSAVLFKKTVLRGASANYLMELPEYRMPTAKNTALHTWERVKGFVVKAGTVLLGAFIVIWFLSYFGIVDGTFRLLSQSEIEYSLMGSIGKAILPIFRPIGFSDWKASVAILTGLVAKESVVGTLGILYGVAGDAIADGTLLYPAIRAAFTPLQAYAFMAFALLSAPCVAALAAMRRELGSSRWFLFSVAYEMVVAYLVALAIYQLGSLGVGGIATAVVLVLAVAVVLSTIRGAIRRRGTCAGCAGCSDAENCTTGKKR, encoded by the coding sequence GTGAACCGCGGGTTCGGCCGGGGACGCGGTTTCGGAACGGGAAAAGGACACGGCCGCGGAAGACGCCGTTTCGTCGCGGCCGACGGTCGCGCACCCCTCCAGATCGCGCTCGTCGGAAATCCGAACAGCGGGAAGACGACGCTCTTCAACGGCTTGACCGGTTCGAACCAGTACGTCGGGAACTGGCCGGGAGTGACCATCGAGAAGAAGGGTGGCAAAATCTCCCTCGGCGACATCGACGCCGAAGTCACCGACCTTCCGGGCCTGTATTCGCTGTCGACGCTGTCGCCCGAAGAGGAGATCACCGTCGATTTCATCGCCAGCCGCAAGGCGAACCTGATCGTCGACATCGTCGACGCGTCCAGTCTCGAGCGCAACCTCTTCCTCACGTTCCAGCTGCTCGATTCGGGTCTGCCGATGATCGTCGCGCTCAACTGCATGGACATCGTCGCCAAACGCAAGGAGGCTCTCGATGTCGCGAAACTCGAACGCCTGCTCGGCGTTCCGGTCGTCCCGATCACCGCCTCGACCCGTTCCGGACTCGACGAACTGGTCCGGCGGATCGGCGCGTACGACGCGTCCTCGATGCGCCTGCGTCCGCGTTATTCTCCTTCCGTCGAAGGACTCGTCGAACGCTTTGCGGATGTGACGAAAGACCGCTTCACGGCCGTCCGGTGTCTCGAGGACGGCGAAAAGGCGATCGCCGCGACCCGCCTGCCGGACGAGGCGAAGGACGACCTGCGCCGCATGCTCGAAGCGGCGCGCAAGGCCGCGCCGATCGATTTCGACATGGTTCTCCCCAACGATCGCTACGACCGGATCCTCGAGATCGTCGGCGCGACGATGACGAAGGGAGCCGCGGCGATCGAAGGCGCCACCGACCGGATCGACCGCGTGCTGACGCACCGCGTCTTCGGGATTCCGCTCTTTCTCGGCATCATGTTCTTCGTCTTCTGGCTCGCCTTCGGCCCGGTCGGAACGTTCGTGACCGACGGCTTCGTCGCGCTGATCGATCTGCTTTTCGAACTCGTCGCCGGCGGCGTCGAGGCGCTCGGGATGGCCGCGTGGGTCGAAAGCCTCGTGAACAACGCCGTCTTCGGCGGTCTCGCCGCGGTACTCGGATTCCTGCCGCAGCTGGCGATCCTGTTCTTCTTCCTCTCGATCCTCGAGGACAGCGGGTACATGGCGCGTGCCGCCTTCATCATGGACCGCGTCCTGCGCCGCTTCGGACTGTCCGGCAAATCGTTCATCCCGATGCTCCTCGGCTTCGGCTGCAGCGTTCCGGCGATGGCCGCGACGCGCACCCTCGACAAGCCCGAGGACCGCAAGGTGACGACGATGATCATCCCGTTCGTCTCGTGCGGAGCGAAGGCGCCGATCTACGGCGTCATCGCCGGCGCGCTCTTCGCCGCCTCCGCCTATTACGTGGTCTTCTCGATGTACGTGCTCGGAATCGTCGTCGCCCTGTTCTCCGCCGTCCTGTTCAAGAAGACGGTCCTCCGGGGCGCGTCCGCGAACTATCTGATGGAACTTCCGGAATACCGCATGCCGACGGCGAAGAACACCGCCCTGCACACCTGGGAAAGGGTCAAGGGGTTCGTCGTCAAGGCCGGGACCGTCCTGCTCGGCGCCTTCATCGTGATCTGGTTTCTCTCCTACTTCGGCATCGTCGACGGAACCTTCCGCCTGCTTTCGCAAAGCGAGATCGAGTACAGCCTGATGGGTTCGATCGGAAAGGCGATCCTGCCGATCTTCCGGCCGATCGGATTCTCCGATTGGAAGGCGTCGGTCGCGATCCTGACCGGGCTGGTCGCGAAGGAGTCGGTCGTCGGGACGCTCGGGATCCTCTACGGCGTGGCCGGCGACGCCATCGCCGACGGTACCCTCCTCTATCCGGCGATCCGCGCCGCCTTCACTCCGCTTCAGGCGTATGCCTTCATGGCCTTCGCCCTGCTTTCGGCTCCCTGCGTGGCCGCGCTCGCGGCGATGCGGCGCGAACTGGGATCCAGCCGGTGGTTCCTCTTCTCGGTCGCCTACGAGATGGTCGTCGCCTATCTCGTCGCACTGGCGATCTATCAGCTCGGATCGCTCGGCGTCGGCGGCATCGCCACGGCCGTCGTGCTCGTGCTTGCGGTCGCCGTCGTGCTGTCCACGATCCGCGGCGCGATCCGCCGCAGGGGGACGTGCGCCGGCTGTGCCGGATGTTCCGACGCGGAAAACTGCACGACCGGGAAAAAACGATAA
- a CDS encoding DUF1667 domain-containing protein codes for MVEKKELTCIGCPMGCQMEVELEDGAVKKIVGFACRKGEAYAAKEVVDPRRIVTTILPVDGGEIGMVPVKTASDIPKPLIRACMDCLKTLRVDAPVEAGQVIVENLCGTGIAVIATRAVARRI; via the coding sequence ATGGTCGAGAAGAAGGAACTGACCTGCATCGGCTGCCCCATGGGATGCCAGATGGAAGTGGAACTCGAGGACGGAGCCGTGAAGAAGATCGTCGGCTTCGCCTGCAGGAAGGGCGAGGCGTACGCCGCCAAGGAAGTCGTCGATCCGCGCCGGATCGTCACGACGATTCTTCCCGTCGACGGCGGCGAGATCGGAATGGTGCCGGTGAAGACGGCCTCCGACATTCCAAAGCCGCTGATCCGCGCGTGCATGGACTGCCTGAAGACGTTGCGCGTGGATGCGCCCGTCGAAGCCGGACAGGTGATCGTGGAGAACCTCTGCGGCACCGGCATCGCCGTCATCGCGACCCGTGCGGTCGCCAGGAGGATATGA
- the trmFO gene encoding methylenetetrahydrofolate--tRNA-(uracil(54)-C(5))-methyltransferase (FADH(2)-oxidizing) TrmFO, whose protein sequence is MIPTTVTVVGAGLAGVEAAYQLARRGIPVRLVEMKRIRKSPAHVSDGFAELVCSNSLGNDSLDTANGVLKAELRLLGSLVMRVADETRVPAGSALAVDRVGFSERLTDAIRSHPLIEVVDAEATAIPDGYAIIATGPLTSDAMFAALKEKTGADALHFFDAAAPIVEFDSIDMTKAYFKSRYDKGDATYVNCPMTLAEYDSWYDELVKAECVATKDFELKVFEGCMPFEEMARRGRQTLVYGPMKPVGLEKKGEKRPYAVVQLRQDDAAATLYNIVGFQTHLTFPEQRRLIRMIPGLENARFARYGVMHRNTFLNAPRVLDRHYRLKADPRVFVAGQLSGVEGYVESVGSAMVASVNMARIVGGLAPIAFPDDSVLGAHARYLATATPSDFQPMNANFGLFPPLETRQMRQERKHIYAARAIAAIRAMIGDGTLDQP, encoded by the coding sequence ATGATTCCAACCACCGTGACCGTCGTCGGCGCCGGTCTCGCCGGCGTCGAGGCGGCCTATCAGCTCGCCCGCCGGGGCATCCCCGTCCGGCTCGTGGAGATGAAGCGGATCCGCAAGAGCCCCGCCCACGTCTCCGACGGATTCGCCGAACTGGTCTGTTCCAACTCCCTCGGAAACGATTCCCTCGATACCGCGAACGGCGTCCTCAAGGCGGAACTCCGTCTGCTCGGCTCGCTCGTCATGCGCGTCGCCGACGAGACCCGCGTTCCCGCCGGCAGCGCCCTCGCCGTCGACCGCGTCGGGTTTTCCGAGCGCCTGACGGACGCGATCCGGAGCCATCCGCTGATCGAGGTCGTCGACGCCGAGGCGACCGCGATTCCCGACGGCTACGCGATCATCGCCACCGGTCCGCTCACGAGCGACGCGATGTTCGCCGCCCTCAAGGAGAAGACCGGAGCGGATGCGCTCCATTTCTTCGACGCCGCTGCGCCGATCGTCGAGTTCGATTCGATCGACATGACGAAGGCGTACTTCAAGAGCCGCTACGACAAGGGCGATGCGACCTACGTGAACTGTCCGATGACGCTCGCCGAGTATGACTCGTGGTACGACGAGCTCGTCAAGGCGGAGTGCGTCGCGACGAAGGATTTCGAGCTCAAGGTCTTCGAGGGGTGCATGCCGTTCGAAGAGATGGCCCGACGCGGTCGCCAGACGCTCGTCTACGGACCGATGAAGCCCGTCGGTCTCGAGAAGAAGGGCGAGAAGCGACCCTACGCCGTCGTCCAGCTCCGCCAGGACGACGCCGCGGCGACGCTCTACAACATCGTCGGCTTCCAGACCCACCTCACCTTTCCCGAACAGCGCCGCCTCATCCGCATGATCCCCGGACTCGAGAACGCCCGGTTCGCCCGCTACGGCGTGATGCACCGGAACACCTTCCTGAACGCTCCCCGGGTGCTTGACCGGCATTACCGCCTGAAGGCCGATCCGCGCGTCTTCGTCGCCGGCCAGCTGTCCGGCGTCGAGGGTTACGTCGAAAGCGTCGGATCGGCGATGGTCGCGTCCGTGAACATGGCGCGGATCGTCGGCGGCCTCGCGCCGATCGCCTTTCCGGACGACAGCGTCCTCGGCGCCCACGCCCGCTACCTCGCGACTGCGACGCCATCTGATTTTCAGCCGATGAACGCCAATTTCGGTCTTTTTCCTCCTCTCGAGACGAGACAGATGAGACAGGAGAGAAAGCATATCTATGCGGCCCGCGCGATCGCGGCGATCCGCGCGATGATCGGAGACGGAACCCTTGACCAACCATGA
- a CDS encoding methylated-DNA--[protein]-cysteine S-methyltransferase, with product MGHLRHDSVRGPIGIETDGREITAIRVGDDRPTDGPDPLAAEAARQIDEFYAGTRRKLELPFTIDGTEFEKRVVIAVTRIPYGETRSYAEVARAAGHPNAYRAVGSVMARNEFHILVPCHRVVKSGGATGLYGGGESFKASLIAFEAERRGR from the coding sequence ATGGGACACCTTCGACACGACAGCGTCCGCGGTCCGATCGGCATCGAGACCGACGGTCGTGAGATCACCGCGATCCGCGTCGGCGACGATCGTCCGACGGACGGACCCGATCCGCTCGCGGCCGAAGCCGCCCGCCAGATCGACGAGTTCTATGCGGGAACCCGGCGGAAACTCGAGCTCCCGTTCACGATCGACGGCACCGAATTCGAGAAGCGCGTGGTGATCGCCGTCACCCGAATCCCCTACGGCGAGACGCGTTCGTACGCCGAGGTTGCACGCGCCGCCGGACATCCGAACGCCTACCGCGCGGTGGGTTCGGTGATGGCGAGAAACGAGTTCCACATCCTCGTCCCGTGCCACCGCGTCGTGAAAAGCGGCGGCGCCACCGGTCTGTACGGCGGCGGTGAATCGTTCAAGGCGTCGCTGATCGCCTTCGAGGCGGAACGGCGCGGACGCTGA
- a CDS encoding metal-dependent transcriptional regulator — protein MNDVCPRFSESLEDYLEAIEMLGGKNVRSVDIATKLGVSKASVNRAVNTLMQNGLVVKAPYGDISLTDMGIETSEKVLRKHLVIKRLLVEVLGVEERIAENEACGIEHNISDDTLSRFEKLLLEKTTR, from the coding sequence ATGAACGACGTCTGTCCGCGTTTCAGCGAATCCCTGGAAGACTATCTCGAGGCGATCGAGATGCTCGGCGGAAAGAACGTCCGCAGCGTCGACATCGCGACCAAACTCGGCGTCTCGAAGGCGTCCGTGAACCGCGCCGTCAACACCCTGATGCAGAACGGTCTCGTGGTGAAGGCGCCGTACGGCGACATCAGCCTGACCGACATGGGCATCGAGACGTCGGAGAAGGTGTTGCGCAAGCATCTCGTGATCAAGCGGCTGCTCGTCGAGGTCCTCGGCGTCGAGGAACGGATCGCCGAGAACGAAGCGTGCGGGATCGAGCACAACATCTCCGACGACACCCTGTCGCGGTTCGAGAAGCTGCTCCTCGAGAAGACTACGAGATGA
- a CDS encoding FAD-dependent oxidoreductase: MDAMRTREVVIIGGGPAGLAAAVAAYDEGCRDILVIERDSVLGGILNQCIHNGFGLHTFKEELTGPEYAARYIEQLATRGIETMLDTMVIDVSRERVVTTISERDGLLRIEAKAIVLAMGCRERPRGALNIPGSRPAGIFSAGTAQRFVNIEGYMPGKTVVILGSGDIGLIMARRLTLEGAHVKMVCEIMPYSGGLKRNIVQCLDDYGIPLRLSHTVTRIHGKERVEGVTVAAVDENRQPIPGTEEYVACDTLLLSVGLIPENELSRKAGVAINPKTQGAIVDESLETNIPGVFAAGNVLHVHDLVDHVSSEAAIAGVNAVRHARGVKKDAVAIAVTTGFGVRYTVPSAIHPSAVGTITTIRFRTDNVYRDAFVTVLLDGERVQHLKKRILTPGEMEEVLLPAKWFAARPGLRTITVAVERE; encoded by the coding sequence ATGGACGCTATGCGGACACGTGAAGTCGTCATCATCGGCGGCGGACCCGCGGGTCTCGCCGCGGCGGTCGCCGCCTACGACGAGGGCTGTCGCGACATCCTCGTCATCGAACGCGATTCCGTCCTCGGCGGAATCCTCAACCAGTGCATCCACAACGGTTTCGGACTCCATACCTTCAAGGAGGAACTGACCGGTCCCGAATATGCGGCGCGCTACATCGAACAACTCGCTACGCGCGGCATCGAGACGATGCTCGACACGATGGTCATCGACGTCTCCCGCGAACGGGTCGTGACCACGATCAGCGAGCGCGACGGTCTCCTCCGGATCGAGGCGAAGGCGATCGTGCTCGCGATGGGCTGTCGCGAACGCCCGCGCGGCGCCCTGAACATCCCCGGTTCGCGCCCGGCCGGCATCTTTTCGGCTGGTACCGCCCAGCGGTTCGTCAACATCGAGGGGTACATGCCGGGAAAGACCGTCGTGATCCTCGGATCGGGCGACATCGGTCTCATCATGGCGCGCCGGCTCACGCTCGAGGGGGCCCATGTCAAGATGGTCTGCGAGATCATGCCCTATTCCGGGGGACTCAAGCGCAACATCGTCCAGTGCCTCGACGACTACGGCATCCCGCTTCGGCTCTCGCACACCGTCACCCGCATCCACGGGAAGGAGCGCGTCGAGGGCGTGACGGTCGCCGCCGTCGACGAGAATCGCCAGCCGATCCCGGGAACCGAGGAATACGTCGCCTGCGACACGCTGCTTCTGTCGGTCGGACTGATCCCCGAGAACGAACTTTCGCGCAAGGCGGGCGTTGCGATCAATCCGAAAACCCAGGGCGCGATCGTCGACGAGAGTCTCGAGACGAACATCCCCGGCGTGTTCGCCGCCGGCAACGTCCTGCATGTCCACGACCTCGTCGACCATGTTTCGTCTGAGGCCGCGATCGCCGGCGTCAACGCCGTCCGTCATGCGCGCGGCGTGAAGAAGGACGCGGTTGCGATCGCGGTCACGACCGGCTTCGGCGTCCGCTATACGGTTCCGTCGGCGATCCATCCGTCCGCCGTCGGGACGATCACGACGATCCGTTTCCGGACGGACAACGTGTATCGGGACGCCTTCGTCACGGTCCTTCTGGACGGCGAACGGGTCCAGCATCTGAAGAAGCGGATCCTCACGCCCGGCGAGATGGAGGAAGTCCTCCTCCCCGCGAAGTGGTTCGCCGCGCGTCCGGGACTCCGGACGATCACCGTCGCGGTCGAGAGGGAGTGA
- a CDS encoding LacI family DNA-binding transcriptional regulator — protein sequence MATIKDVAKIAHVSVATVSRVINKKGYVNETTKELVLDAIKELQYVPNELARSLFKKQSRIIGIIVPHLTSYYFAELLEVIEDITVNHNYRLMVCNSQDNKERETRYLQVFQQYNIDGIILISNTTRIQDYKSLNIPIIAIDHKLTEDVPSVTSNNVMGGRLAAQKLVTCGCKKIIHFRGPSVLMPVQDRTAGFKSVLEKNKIYNFSFDLDFKNPSQEDIQNVVNSNLDCDGIFCDSDIIALNVIQCLKKAGRSVPEDVQVIGFDNIELSRIFSPKLTTIAQSSEKIGHYAVETLVKLMNGEPIEKFHQQIDVTLIERETTK from the coding sequence ATGGCGACGATCAAGGATGTCGCGAAGATCGCCCACGTGAGCGTGGCGACCGTTTCGCGCGTCATCAACAAGAAAGGCTACGTCAACGAGACCACCAAGGAGCTCGTGCTCGACGCGATCAAGGAACTGCAGTACGTTCCGAACGAACTGGCGCGTTCCCTCTTCAAGAAACAGTCGCGGATCATCGGCATCATCGTGCCGCACCTCACGTCGTATTACTTCGCCGAGCTGCTCGAAGTGATCGAGGACATCACCGTCAACCACAACTACCGTCTGATGGTCTGCAACTCGCAGGACAACAAGGAACGCGAGACGCGGTACCTGCAGGTGTTCCAGCAGTACAACATCGACGGCATCATCCTGATCTCCAACACCACCCGCATCCAGGATTACAAGAGTCTGAACATCCCGATCATCGCGATCGACCACAAGCTCACCGAGGACGTTCCCTCGGTGACCTCGAACAACGTCATGGGCGGGCGGCTCGCCGCCCAGAAGCTCGTCACCTGCGGTTGCAAGAAGATCATCCACTTCCGCGGGCCGTCGGTCCTGATGCCGGTTCAGGACCGAACCGCCGGCTTCAAGTCCGTGCTCGAGAAGAACAAGATCTACAACTTCAGTTTCGACCTCGACTTCAAGAATCCGTCGCAGGAAGACATCCAGAACGTCGTCAACTCCAACCTCGACTGCGACGGCATCTTCTGCGACTCCGATATCATCGCGCTGAACGTGATCCAGTGTCTGAAGAAGGCCGGGCGCAGCGTTCCCGAAGACGTCCAGGTGATCGGCTTCGACAACATCGAACTCTCCCGCATCTTCTCCCCGAAGCTGACGACGATCGCGCAGTCGTCCGAGAAGATCGGCCACTATGCCGTCGAGACCCTCGTCAAGCTCATGAACGGCGAACCGATTGAGAAGTTCCACCAGCAGATCGACGTCACCCTGATCGAACGCGAAACCACGAAATGA